A genome region from Arachis duranensis cultivar V14167 chromosome 6, aradu.V14167.gnm2.J7QH, whole genome shotgun sequence includes the following:
- the LOC107492977 gene encoding probable aspartic proteinase GIP2, whose protein sequence is MAQKLLAAFLLLLFSFAITVSSAQKSFRPKALVIPIKKDTSTNQYLTTIRQRTPLVPVSLVLDLGGQFLWVDCDKNYVSSTYRPARCGSAQCSLAGSTSCGTCNAPPRPGCNNNTCGLIPDNTITHTATGGELAEDAVSVQSTNGFNPGQNVTVSRFLFSCAPTFLLKGLASGVSGMAGLGRTKIALPTQFASAFSFARKFAVCLSSNGVVFFGDGPYGFLPNVEYDSKSLTYTPLFINPVSTASAYSQGEPSAEYFIGVSSIKVDQNVVKVKSSLLTINKTSGVGGTKISTVNPYTVLEDSIFNALVKSFVNASAARNITRVASVKPFGACFSTENVFSTRLGYAVPTIELVLENAKLSWSIFGANSVVQVSDKVICLGFVNGGKNPTTSIVIGGYQLENNLLQFDLAASRLGFSSLLFGRQTTCSNFNFTSTA, encoded by the coding sequence ATGGCACAAAAACTCTTGGCAgctttcctcctcctcctcttctcctTCGCCATCACCGTCTCTTCAGCTCAGAAATCATTCAGACCAAAAGCATTGGTCATCCCAATCAAGAAGGACACTTCCACAAACCAGTACCTCACAACAATCCGGCAGCGCACCCCTCTCGTCCCCGTCTCCCTCGTCCTTGACCTCGGCGGCCAGTTCCTCTGGGTCGACTGCGACAAAAACTACGTCTCCTCCACCTACCGCCCCGCCCGCTGCGGCTCCGCCCAGTGCTCCCTCGCCGGCTCCACCTCCTGCGGCACCTGCAACGCCCCTCCCCGCCCAGGATGCAACAACAACACCTGCGGCCTCATACCGGACAACACCATCACCCACACCGCCACCGGCGGCGAGCTCGCCGAAGACGCCGTGTCCGTACAGTCCACTAACGGCTTCAATCCTGGCCAAAACGTCACCGTTTCGCGCTTCCTCTTCTCCTGCGCACCCACTTTCCTCCTCAAAGGCCTCGCTAGCGGCGTCTCCGGAATGGCGGGTCTCGGAAGGACGAAAATCGCACTTCCCACGCAGTTCGCCTCCGCTTTCAGCTTCGCCAGAAAATTTGCCGTTTGCTTATCAtcaaacggcgtcgttttcTTCGGAGATGGACCGTACGGTTTCCTCCCGAACGTTGAGTACGATTCGAAATCTCTAACCTACACACCTCTCTTCATCAACCCCGTGAGCACCGCCTCCGCTTACTCCCAAGGAGAACCCTCCGCTGAGTACTTCATCGGCGTGAGTTCCATTAAAGTTGACCAAAATGTGGTCAAAGTCAAATCCAGCTTGTTGACCATCAACAAGACCAGCGGCGTGGGTGGAACGAAGATCAGCACTGTAAACCCTTACACGGTTCTAGAAGATTCGATCTTCAACGCCTTGGTTAAGTCCTTCGTGAATGCCTCGGCTGCAAGGAACATAACAAGGGTGGCTTCGGTGAAGCCGTTCGGAGCATGCTTCAGCACGGAGAACGTGTTCAGCACGCGCTTGGGGTACGCGGTTCCAACAATCGAGCTCGTTCTTGAAAACGCGAAATTGAGTTGGAGCATATTCGGTGCTAACTCGGTGGTTCAAGTGAGTGATAAAGTGATATGTCTTGGGTTCGTGAACGGTGGGAAGAACCCTACAACCTCCATCGTGATCGGAGGGTATCAGTTAGAGAACAATCTTTTGCAGTTCGATCTGGCTGCTTCCAGATTGGGATTCAGCTCTTTGCTCTTCGGAAGACAAACCACGTGTTCCAACTTCAATTTCACCTCCACCGCTTAA
- the LOC107492978 gene encoding uncharacterized protein LOC107492978 isoform X2, whose translation MSYHANSEEGRRGWKRKPPGMERWGREQRPYDTNSRPYDRNMVPHGWLGCPPHGQELGFIIPSKVPLGESFNDNILGQKYTPKQAILQQRALGRELGLVLDLTNTNRYYPVSDWTKEGISHVKIRCKGRDSVPDDESVKKFCDEVLDFCSRRTNTKKYILVHCTHGHNRTGYMIVHFLVRTESISVTEAINRFAQARYPGIYKQDYIDALYMFYREKKPEDLVCPQTPEWKRLCETDFDGAAVPAVDNYRDVPQQDAVENYGNVPQQENTMRNEALTNDDILGDSIPSYQLHTMQEVCYQLLKLGTGGRGRPQFPGSHPVSLNSENLQLLRQRYYYATWKADGTRYMMLITFDGCYLIDRKFLFRKINMRFPCRYSNGGTPEKNHHYTLLDGEMIIDMDPHTHKQERRYLIYDLMAINQVSVTELPFYERWKLLEKEVIEPRNMEREALSKSTNPYYRYDLEPFSVRRKGFWLLSTVSKLLHKFIPQLSHQSDGLVFQGWDDPYVPRTHEGLLKWKYPEMNSVDFLCEVGAGDRPLLYLFERGRKKLMEGNRVIFKDASDISSYSGKIIECYWDATERHWVCMRIRFDKANPNEINTYRKVMRSIKDNITEELLLNEINGIISLPLYADRIQRDIKAHQNTVLLRRR comes from the exons ATGAGCTACCACGCG AATAGTGAAGAGGGCCGAAGAGGTTGGAAAAGGAAGCCCCCGGGAATGGAACGTTGGGGGAGAGAACAGAGGCCGTACGATACAAACTCTAGACCTTACGATAGGAACATGGTTCCTCATG GTTGGTTAGGCTGCCCACCACATGGTCAAGAATTAGGATTCATAATACCATCAAAGGTCCCACTCGGTGAATCCTTCAACGATAACATCCTAGGTCAGAAATATACTCCCAAGCAAGCAATTCTTCAGCAACGAGCTTTAGGTAGAGAA CTTGGTTTAGTGCTTGATCTGACAAATACTAACCGTTACTATCCAGTTTCAGATTGGACAAAAGAAGGGATTAGTCATGTTAAG ATAAGATGCAAGGGAAGAGATTCTGTGCCTGATGATGAATctgtaaaaaaattttgtgacGAG GTTCTGGACTTTTGCTCCCGAAGAACAAATACAAAGAAATATATACTAGTACATTGCACACATGGGCATAACCGTACAGGTTATATGATTGTTCATTTTCTTGTGCGCACAGAATCCATTTCTGTGACTGAG GCAATAAATAGATTTGCTCAGGCTCGTTACCCAGGAATTTACAAGCAGGATTACATTGACGCCCTATATATGTTTTATCGTGAAAAGAAGCCTGAAGATCTTGTTTGTCCTCAGACTCCAGAATGGAAAAGACTTTGTGAGACAGATTTTGATGGTGCTGCTGTCCCAGCTGTAGACAACTATAGAGATGTGCCTCAGCAGGATGCTGTAGAAAATTATGGAAATGTTCCTCAGCAG GAGAATACCATGAGGAATGAAGCATTGACTAATGACGATATTTTGGGAGATTCCATTCCTTCATATCAGCTGCATACAATGCAAGAAGTTTGTTATCAACTGCTCAAACTGGGCACAGGG GGGAGAGGACGTCCGCAGTTTCCTGGATCACACCCCGTTTCTTTGAACAG TGAAAATCTACAACTCTTAAGACAGCGGTATTACTATGCCACTTGGAAAGCTGATGGAACTCGTTACATGATGCTGATTACTTTTGATGGATGTTATCTGATCGACAGAAAGTTTCTCTTCCGAAAGATCAACATGCGGTTTCCTTGCAGATACTCAAATGGG GGTACACCTGAGAAGAATCACCACTATACATTACTTGACGGGGAGATGATTATCGACATGGATCCGCATACGCATAAGCAAGAGAGAAGATACCTCATTTATGATCTGATGGCaattaatcaagtctcagtgaCAGAG CTTCCATTCTACGAACGGTGGAAATTGCTGGAGAAAGAAGTAATTGAGCCTCGTAACATGGAACGAGAGGCTCTTTCCAAGAGTACAAATCCTTATTACAGATATGACTTGGAGCCATTTAGC GTGAGGAGGAAGGGGTTTTGGTTACTTTCTACCGTTTCAAAGCTCCTTCATAAATTTATTCCACAACTCTCGCATCAATCAGATGGTCTGGTGTTCCAG GGTTGGGATGATCCATATGTCCCTCGCACACACGAAGGTCTTTTGAAGTGGAAATATCCCGAGATGAACTCTGTTGACTTCCTCTGTGAG GTTGGAGCAGGTGATCGCCCCCTCCTTTATCTGTTTGAACGCGGAAGGAAGAAGTTAATGGAAGGGAATAGAGTTATTTTTAAAG ATGCATCAGATATTTCTTCCTATTCAGGGAAGATCATTGAGTGCTACTGGGACGCCACAGAGCGTCACTGGGTCTGTATGAGAATCAGATTTGACAAAGCAAATCCGAATGAGATTAATACCTACAGAAAG GTAATGCGAAGCATAAAGGATAACATTACCGAAGAGTTGCTGTTGAATGAGATCAATGGAATCATTAGCCTACCCTTATATGCAGACAGAATACAAAGGGATATCAAGGCTCACCAGAACACCGTCTTGTTGCGGCGCAGATAA
- the LOC107492978 gene encoding uncharacterized protein LOC107492978 isoform X1, with product MSYHANSEEGRRGWKRKPPGMERWGREQRPYDTNSRPYDRNMVPHGWLGCPPHGQELGFIIPSKVPLGESFNDNILGQKYTPKQAILQQRALGRELGLVLDLTNTNRYYPVSDWTKEGISHVKIRCKGRDSVPDDESVKKFCDEVLDFCSRRTNTKKYILVHCTHGHNRTGYMIVHFLVRTESISVTEAINRFAQARYPGIYKQDYIDALYMFYREKKPEDLVCPQTPEWKRLCETDFDGAAVPAVDNYRDVPQQDAVENYGNVPQQVHAVENHGNVPQQENTMRNEALTNDDILGDSIPSYQLHTMQEVCYQLLKLGTGGRGRPQFPGSHPVSLNSENLQLLRQRYYYATWKADGTRYMMLITFDGCYLIDRKFLFRKINMRFPCRYSNGGTPEKNHHYTLLDGEMIIDMDPHTHKQERRYLIYDLMAINQVSVTELPFYERWKLLEKEVIEPRNMEREALSKSTNPYYRYDLEPFSVRRKGFWLLSTVSKLLHKFIPQLSHQSDGLVFQGWDDPYVPRTHEGLLKWKYPEMNSVDFLCEVGAGDRPLLYLFERGRKKLMEGNRVIFKDASDISSYSGKIIECYWDATERHWVCMRIRFDKANPNEINTYRKVMRSIKDNITEELLLNEINGIISLPLYADRIQRDIKAHQNTVLLRRR from the exons ATGAGCTACCACGCG AATAGTGAAGAGGGCCGAAGAGGTTGGAAAAGGAAGCCCCCGGGAATGGAACGTTGGGGGAGAGAACAGAGGCCGTACGATACAAACTCTAGACCTTACGATAGGAACATGGTTCCTCATG GTTGGTTAGGCTGCCCACCACATGGTCAAGAATTAGGATTCATAATACCATCAAAGGTCCCACTCGGTGAATCCTTCAACGATAACATCCTAGGTCAGAAATATACTCCCAAGCAAGCAATTCTTCAGCAACGAGCTTTAGGTAGAGAA CTTGGTTTAGTGCTTGATCTGACAAATACTAACCGTTACTATCCAGTTTCAGATTGGACAAAAGAAGGGATTAGTCATGTTAAG ATAAGATGCAAGGGAAGAGATTCTGTGCCTGATGATGAATctgtaaaaaaattttgtgacGAG GTTCTGGACTTTTGCTCCCGAAGAACAAATACAAAGAAATATATACTAGTACATTGCACACATGGGCATAACCGTACAGGTTATATGATTGTTCATTTTCTTGTGCGCACAGAATCCATTTCTGTGACTGAG GCAATAAATAGATTTGCTCAGGCTCGTTACCCAGGAATTTACAAGCAGGATTACATTGACGCCCTATATATGTTTTATCGTGAAAAGAAGCCTGAAGATCTTGTTTGTCCTCAGACTCCAGAATGGAAAAGACTTTGTGAGACAGATTTTGATGGTGCTGCTGTCCCAGCTGTAGACAACTATAGAGATGTGCCTCAGCAGGATGCTGTAGAAAATTATGGAAATGTTCCTCAGCAGGTGCATGCTGTAGAAAATCATGGAAATGTTCCTCAGCAG GAGAATACCATGAGGAATGAAGCATTGACTAATGACGATATTTTGGGAGATTCCATTCCTTCATATCAGCTGCATACAATGCAAGAAGTTTGTTATCAACTGCTCAAACTGGGCACAGGG GGGAGAGGACGTCCGCAGTTTCCTGGATCACACCCCGTTTCTTTGAACAG TGAAAATCTACAACTCTTAAGACAGCGGTATTACTATGCCACTTGGAAAGCTGATGGAACTCGTTACATGATGCTGATTACTTTTGATGGATGTTATCTGATCGACAGAAAGTTTCTCTTCCGAAAGATCAACATGCGGTTTCCTTGCAGATACTCAAATGGG GGTACACCTGAGAAGAATCACCACTATACATTACTTGACGGGGAGATGATTATCGACATGGATCCGCATACGCATAAGCAAGAGAGAAGATACCTCATTTATGATCTGATGGCaattaatcaagtctcagtgaCAGAG CTTCCATTCTACGAACGGTGGAAATTGCTGGAGAAAGAAGTAATTGAGCCTCGTAACATGGAACGAGAGGCTCTTTCCAAGAGTACAAATCCTTATTACAGATATGACTTGGAGCCATTTAGC GTGAGGAGGAAGGGGTTTTGGTTACTTTCTACCGTTTCAAAGCTCCTTCATAAATTTATTCCACAACTCTCGCATCAATCAGATGGTCTGGTGTTCCAG GGTTGGGATGATCCATATGTCCCTCGCACACACGAAGGTCTTTTGAAGTGGAAATATCCCGAGATGAACTCTGTTGACTTCCTCTGTGAG GTTGGAGCAGGTGATCGCCCCCTCCTTTATCTGTTTGAACGCGGAAGGAAGAAGTTAATGGAAGGGAATAGAGTTATTTTTAAAG ATGCATCAGATATTTCTTCCTATTCAGGGAAGATCATTGAGTGCTACTGGGACGCCACAGAGCGTCACTGGGTCTGTATGAGAATCAGATTTGACAAAGCAAATCCGAATGAGATTAATACCTACAGAAAG GTAATGCGAAGCATAAAGGATAACATTACCGAAGAGTTGCTGTTGAATGAGATCAATGGAATCATTAGCCTACCCTTATATGCAGACAGAATACAAAGGGATATCAAGGCTCACCAGAACACCGTCTTGTTGCGGCGCAGATAA
- the LOC107492979 gene encoding small nuclear ribonucleoprotein SmD1a yields the protein MKLVRFLMKLNNETVSIELKNGTIVHGTITGVDISMNTHLKTVKLTLKGKNPVTLDHLSVRGNNIRYYILPDSLNLETLLVEETPRVKPKKPTAGKPLGRGRGRGRGRGRGRGR from the exons ATGAAGCTCGTTAG GTTTCTCATGAAGTTGAACAACGAAACCGTTTCAATCGAGCTCAAGAACGGTACTATTGTCCACGGCACTATCACAG GTGTTGATATCAGTATGAATACACATTTGAAAACCGTTAAACTAACCCTGAAAGGGAAAAACCCAGTGACTCTGGATCATCTTAGTGTGAGAGGCAACAACATTCGTTATTACATCCTTCCAGACAGCTTGAATCTCGAGACTTTACTAGTTGAAGAGACTCCAAGAGTCAAGCCTAAGAAGCCAACTGCTG GGAAGCCGTTGGGGAGAGGAAGGGGAAGAGGACGCGGGCGTGGACGTGGTCGTGGCCGTTAA